The following are from one region of the Rhizobacter sp. AJA081-3 genome:
- a CDS encoding glycosyltransferase family 2 protein yields the protein MAASTMPWLSLVVLSFKRFDTTTGPCLATLTEADADEEVELILVDNGSDDGAAQRCAEMAAARPRIRYAPEATNLGFAVGMNAGVALARGDWVCLVNSDTLFPAGALAALKAALQSMPPEVAMVGPVTNAAGNGQRLPLPDLDLQAVPPIGEAAMKLHTGLVTPSYRTDFFCVAVRRAVWQQLGGLDRVFGLGYYEDFDFSLRLRRAGWQQVIAEDVFVAHVGSASFSAMGSKQHELMRRNRQLMKERHPDVHFEHVREGNALVLRALVTRASQTGWTDALRARAAWRAAALDWDEPRSPFKRLRWRWKNRDLRRQLAAAGIVARFPHTA from the coding sequence ATGGCGGCGAGCACGATGCCCTGGCTCAGCCTGGTGGTGCTGTCCTTCAAGCGCTTCGACACCACCACCGGCCCCTGCCTGGCCACGCTGACCGAAGCCGACGCCGATGAAGAGGTCGAGCTCATCCTCGTCGACAACGGCTCGGACGACGGTGCCGCGCAGCGCTGCGCCGAGATGGCCGCGGCACGCCCGCGCATCCGCTATGCGCCCGAAGCGACCAATCTCGGCTTCGCCGTCGGCATGAACGCCGGTGTGGCCCTGGCGCGCGGCGACTGGGTCTGCCTCGTCAACAGCGACACACTGTTCCCCGCCGGCGCCCTGGCCGCGCTGAAGGCCGCGCTGCAATCCATGCCACCCGAGGTGGCGATGGTCGGCCCGGTCACCAACGCGGCCGGCAACGGCCAGCGCCTGCCACTGCCCGACCTGGACCTGCAGGCCGTGCCGCCCATCGGCGAAGCGGCGATGAAGCTGCACACCGGCCTCGTCACGCCGAGCTACCGCACCGACTTCTTCTGCGTCGCCGTGCGCCGTGCCGTGTGGCAGCAGCTCGGCGGGCTGGACCGCGTCTTCGGCCTGGGCTACTACGAGGACTTCGACTTCAGCCTGCGCCTGCGCCGTGCCGGCTGGCAGCAGGTGATCGCCGAGGACGTGTTCGTCGCCCACGTGGGCAGCGCCTCCTTCTCGGCGATGGGCTCGAAGCAGCACGAGCTGATGCGCCGCAACCGGCAGCTGATGAAGGAGCGCCACCCTGATGTGCACTTCGAGCATGTGCGCGAGGGCAACGCGCTCGTGCTGCGCGCGCTGGTGACGAGGGCCTCGCAGACCGGCTGGACCGACGCGCTGCGCGCACGCGCTGCCTGGCGCGCGGCCGCCCTCGACTGGGACGAACCGCGCAGCCCCTTCAAGCGCCTGCGCTGGCGCTGGAAGAACCGCGACCTGCGCCGGCAGCTCGCCGCAGCCGGGATCGTGGCCCGATTTCCGCACACCGCATGA
- a CDS encoding DUF6492 family protein, with protein MADFAFVCKSYRGDAARVRRLLDSLVEHNPEQIPVFVIVPKDDLSLFHEALAGRRHELVCDDDVVNSHPQAADRHLLERYRATPGYRSQQVIKAEAWRLLGCSAYLCMDSDTVFLRPAKRSDFLTPAGHPYTLLHQSRELLQLAVNRGHAKVAEAFVAESRKLKAMFGREGPDYDFGPQPLIWSAHVWSDLHEKFLAPRGWTLWDAIDQIPTEIRWYGEALLAYRSIPLDPIEPLFRVYHHEWQWFVQQRLGESAATLPAQFIGAVYQSNWEYELDAPGTRSAMSLLSRRLKRLRRRWQARG; from the coding sequence GTGGCTGACTTCGCCTTCGTCTGCAAGTCCTACCGCGGCGACGCGGCGCGCGTTCGCCGGCTGCTCGACTCGCTGGTCGAGCACAACCCGGAGCAGATCCCTGTGTTCGTGATCGTGCCGAAGGACGACCTGTCGCTGTTCCATGAAGCGCTCGCCGGTCGGCGGCACGAGCTGGTCTGCGACGACGACGTCGTCAACAGCCACCCGCAGGCGGCCGACCGGCACCTGCTCGAGCGCTATCGCGCCACGCCCGGCTACCGCTCGCAGCAGGTGATCAAGGCCGAGGCCTGGCGGCTGCTCGGCTGCAGCGCCTACCTGTGCATGGACTCCGACACGGTGTTCCTGCGCCCGGCGAAGCGCAGCGACTTCCTCACCCCCGCCGGCCACCCTTACACGCTGCTGCACCAGTCGCGCGAACTTCTGCAGCTGGCGGTGAATCGCGGCCATGCCAAGGTGGCCGAGGCCTTCGTGGCCGAGAGCCGCAAGCTCAAGGCGATGTTCGGCCGCGAGGGCCCGGACTACGACTTCGGCCCGCAGCCGCTGATCTGGTCGGCTCACGTGTGGAGCGACCTGCACGAGAAGTTCCTCGCGCCGCGCGGCTGGACGCTGTGGGACGCGATCGACCAGATCCCCACCGAGATCCGCTGGTACGGCGAGGCGCTGCTGGCCTACCGCAGCATCCCGCTCGACCCGATCGAGCCGCTGTTCCGCGTCTACCACCACGAATGGCAATGGTTCGTGCAACAGCGCCTGGGCGAGAGCGCGGCGACGCTGCCGGCGCAGTTCATCGGCGCGGTGTACCAGTCGAACTGGGAGTACGAGCTCGATGCCCCAGGCACTCGCTCGGCGATGTCGCTGCTGTCGCGGCGCCTGAAGCGCCTGCGCCGGCGCTGGCAGGCGCGAGGCTGA